The genomic DNA CTTGCGGCTTTTACGTGCAGGGGCACCTCAACGACCTCGCCCCGGTTGATTTTAAAGGCCCGGACCGGCACCACCCCGGCCATCAGGCTGACGATAACATAAACCATGTCAGGATCATGGGCCAGGCGGATGTCCTCTACAGAAGGCCGGGCCGGGGTCTCGGGATGGCTGTGGTACAGCGCCGCCACCTGCAAACCCTCTTCCCGCATCCGGCGGATGGCGGCAAATTGTTCCGCCGGATCCGCGCTGTAGTGATCAGGGGCGGCATCTATATTGGTCAACTCGAAATGACGGACCACCACCCCGTCCCTGGCAGCCAGGTAGCCACAGGCCTCATTGGGCTCCTCCCGCCGGCCGTGCGCCAGCATGGCGGCCAGAATTCTTTCTTCAATCCGTAAAATCATCGCTGCAATCCTTGATGAACCCGTAACAACCCGAAATGCTTCAAATGCCACCGAATAAAATCAACAAGTTACAACATGACACACGTCCGTCTCGCGGGTTGTTGCGAGACTGACAATCCTTGGAACATGGACCTGAATCCGGGCCAGCAGCCGGTAAGGTTTCGGTAAACCCCGTACGTTTGAGGTTGGACCGGGAAAGGGGTTTTCTTATAGCGAACGGTGTAGCGGACCCTGAGCCGCGGCCGTGACGGCAAAAACGGAATTTGAAACAACTTCGGCATGATATGCTTATGGCTTCCGAATCGCCGTTGCGGCGAAGCGAGTTGCTGCTTGATAGCCTGTTTATGAACAGCCGGCCCTTCTCAATGGAGCGGCCGTTGGTAGAAGAAAACCCCTTTCCCGATAGGAGGGGGTTTACTGAATGTTTACGGCAGCCGGAAGGCGGTGCCGACTTCCGGCCGGGCCGATCGCCTCAGCCGGAGGTGGCGCCACCAGACTTTTTCCCGGCGGTCCGGCGGTTCTGCTCGGCAAACAACTCATCCAGATGGGTGCGGGCCATCTCCATGTAAGGCTCCATACTCAGAGCGATCTTGAAGTTGTGGATCGCCTCGTCAATACGGCCGAGCTTGCGCAGGTTGACCCCGAGGTTGAAAAAATCAATGGCCTGGGAGGGATCCACTTCAATACTGCGGGAAAAATGGCTGACCGCGGTTTCATATTCATCCAGTTTATAATGACAGAATCCCATCAGGTTGTGCAGGTCCTGCCGCTCCTCATCCTGTTCAAGACCCAGGCGCAGGACCCTGATCGCCTCCTGGTACTGGCCCATGTCTTTCAGACTCTCCCCCATGAAGGCATAAATGTAGGGAAGATCCTCGGCCTCGGGGTTCAGTTTCAGGGATTGATTGAAGTGAGCCATGGCCTCCTGGAAGCGATTTGCCGCCGCCTTTTTCTTGCCCAGGTAAAACTCGATAAAATAGGCCTGGGGCAGAATCGCGCTCATTTTATTGAGCTGCTCAATCTGGGCGTCTGGGTCGCTGATCTGCTCGTGGGCAAGCTTGGCAGCGAACAGTCCGGCGTTTCTGCTCATGGAACGCTCCCGGAAATGGGCTCCGGGCACAATGGTGTAGATCGCCGGAATCTGCAGCTCATTGTGCGCCACATTGACCAGGAATACCTCCATGCCCAGCCTGGCCAGGGCCGCCAGACAGCGATCAATCTCCACCTTCATGTTGTTGTCGCCGAGATCGGGCAGGTCGCTTAACTTTACACTCTGACCGGGGTTGACAATGTAATCCACCTCATCCAGGGACAGGGGCTTGGGCAGGCCGCTGGCCTCGTAGTTGGACTTGGTGTGAAAATCCCCGGACATCTGGGCCACTTCGGTCAGGGCCCTGATCAGGGCCTTGTTGGGTTCCGGGGTGGTACCGGCGGTATAGACTATCTCGCTGGTTTCCGGAAAGGTGGATGGATCAATGGCCATCGCGCTGACTGTGGGAATACCGGTATCCAGGGTGAAGTCGTTGAGATAAACCTGGATCCCGTGGCGGGTGAATTTCCGCAGCAGCTCGGCCGCCACCGGATCGGTAATTGAATCAGGATCGATCCGCGGGGCCTTGATCCGCTGGCGGGTCACCAGGGCGGAGACGTGGCGCTCGACGATCTCACAGAGCCCCTGCAGAATCGCCTCCTCGTATGAGTTACCGGCCGAGGGGCCGTTGAACTCATTGATTGCATAGAACCAGGAAAAGGGAACCAGGACCATCTCGCCCCGGTTGAGGCTGGTGGCCCAGGCCCACTGGCTGGGGATGTCCGCGATCAGCCGGGCTAATGTTTCCTCTGAAGTGGTTTCATCGTGTACTGACTGGAGCAGGTAGTTGAGCGGCAGCAGGGGCAGACCCTCGGCCTTGAGTTCGGCATGGGTGGCCCGGATGAAGTTGGCCGGATTCTGCTTGAATCTGAAAAAACTGAACCGCTCGACCAGTTCCATACAGGCGCTGGCCTGGGACTGGGCCGGGGTGCAGCCCTTGCCCAACTGCTTCTTGTTGCGGATGACCTCATAGGCTTCCCTGCCGCAAATACTGAAGTAGACCGGGATATCCAGCCGGCCGCTGTCGACCCGTTGCACACCATTCAGGATATCAAGCTTGACCTCGGCCAGTTTCTGTTTGAGCCTGGCAATGGTCTCCTCCGGGGTGCAGACCTTGTCCTGGTCATAGGTATAATGTTTGAAACAATCCCCATGAATGATCGGGGCGGGGATGGCCGGGCGCCGGGTTGTTTTGTTCATGATCCTTTTTGCATGAAAGTCGTCACCAGGCGCTGGCCTTGCCATGCCGGAGTGAGGTCCTTCATTGTTTCGTCGTGGCCGGGCAAAT from Desulfobacterales bacterium includes the following:
- a CDS encoding M67 family metallopeptidase; this translates as MILRIEERILAAMLAHGRREEPNEACGYLAARDGVVVRHFELTNIDAAPDHYSADPAEQFAAIRRMREEGLQVAALYHSHPETPARPSVEDIRLAHDPDMVYVIVSLMAGVVPVRAFKINRGEVVEVPLHVKAASR
- a CDS encoding YcaO-like family protein, whose protein sequence is MNKTTRRPAIPAPIIHGDCFKHYTYDQDKVCTPEETIARLKQKLAEVKLDILNGVQRVDSGRLDIPVYFSICGREAYEVIRNKKQLGKGCTPAQSQASACMELVERFSFFRFKQNPANFIRATHAELKAEGLPLLPLNYLLQSVHDETTSEETLARLIADIPSQWAWATSLNRGEMVLVPFSWFYAINEFNGPSAGNSYEEAILQGLCEIVERHVSALVTRQRIKAPRIDPDSITDPVAAELLRKFTRHGIQVYLNDFTLDTGIPTVSAMAIDPSTFPETSEIVYTAGTTPEPNKALIRALTEVAQMSGDFHTKSNYEASGLPKPLSLDEVDYIVNPGQSVKLSDLPDLGDNNMKVEIDRCLAALARLGMEVFLVNVAHNELQIPAIYTIVPGAHFRERSMSRNAGLFAAKLAHEQISDPDAQIEQLNKMSAILPQAYFIEFYLGKKKAAANRFQEAMAHFNQSLKLNPEAEDLPYIYAFMGESLKDMGQYQEAIRVLRLGLEQDEERQDLHNLMGFCHYKLDEYETAVSHFSRSIEVDPSQAIDFFNLGVNLRKLGRIDEAIHNFKIALSMEPYMEMARTHLDELFAEQNRRTAGKKSGGATSG